One part of the Marmota flaviventris isolate mMarFla1 chromosome 4, mMarFla1.hap1, whole genome shotgun sequence genome encodes these proteins:
- the LOC114096423 gene encoding phosphatidylinositol N-acetylglucosaminyltransferase subunit Y-like: protein MGSKWGRRVFLPLPKLTEILLIPWAGLFYSTSVRENFPQGYASMASLYFYSQSALVMTIPVYVFFHLWTWMGVKLFKCNQCNHSGDSKYINDRS from the coding sequence ATGGGTAGTAAGTGGGGAAGAAGAGTGTTTCTGCCTCTGCCTAAATTGACTGAGATTCTGCTAATCCCCTGGGCAGGATTGTTTTACTCCACCTCTGTCAGAGAAAACTTCCCACAGGGTTATGCTAGTATGGCTAGCCTTTACTTTTACAGTCAGTCTGCCCTTGTGATGACCATACCAGTATATGTGTTCTTCCACCTTTGGACTTGGATGGGTGTTAAACTCTTTAAGTGTAATCAATGCAACCACAGCGGGGATAGTAAATATATTAATGATAGGTCTTAG